The following are from one region of the Actinoplanes sp. L3-i22 genome:
- a CDS encoding TetR family transcriptional regulator has product MTAPRRSDATRAAILTAARERFAADGFERATIRSIAADARIDPSLVMRYYGNKEKLFAAAAEFDLRLPDLDGVPPEEYGTALVEHFLDRWAGDEKLLALLRSGVTHPAAAERMRDIFAAQVGPVAARLAPDPTTAATRAGLIATQMLGFALCRFVLCLPPVVELDRAAAIAWLGPTVQRYLHGTI; this is encoded by the coding sequence ATGACCGCACCACGTCGCTCCGACGCCACCCGGGCCGCGATCCTGACCGCCGCACGCGAGCGGTTCGCCGCCGACGGCTTCGAGCGGGCCACCATCCGGTCCATCGCCGCCGACGCGCGGATCGACCCGTCCCTGGTGATGCGCTACTACGGCAACAAGGAAAAGCTGTTCGCCGCGGCCGCCGAGTTCGACCTGCGCCTGCCCGACCTGGACGGCGTGCCCCCGGAGGAGTACGGCACCGCCCTCGTCGAACACTTCCTGGACCGCTGGGCCGGCGACGAGAAACTGCTGGCGCTGCTGCGCTCCGGGGTCACCCACCCGGCCGCCGCCGAGCGGATGCGGGACATCTTCGCCGCCCAGGTCGGCCCGGTCGCCGCCCGCCTCGCGCCGGACCCGACGACCGCCGCGACCCGGGCCGGGCTGATCGCCACCCAGATGCTCGGGTTCGCGCTCTGCCGGTTCGTGTTGTGCCTGCCCCCGGTCGTCGAGCTGGACCGGGCGGCCGCGATCGCCTGGCTCGGCCCGACCGTGCAGCGCTACCTGCACGGCACCATCTGA
- the egtB gene encoding ergothioneine biosynthesis protein EgtB: MTSDKNLIAAELERSRARTALLTDAVDEDDLIRQHSPLMSPLVWDLAHVGSQEELWLVRDVGGREPLRPDIDHLYDAFKHARSDRPALPLLDPAQARKYLAQVRDKALDVLDQVRLDERPLVNGGFAFGMIVQHEQQHDETMLATHQLRTGAPVLSAPPPPPGNRRIRGEVLIPGGPFTMGTDTDPWALDNERPAHAVDVPAFLIDVAPVTNAAYAAFIDAGGYDDPRWWSPKGWAHRNAAGLTAPMHWFADGGAWHYRRFGRVDPIRSDEPVVHVSYFEAEAYAAWAGKRLPTEAEWEKAARWDPETGRSRRYPWGDDPPGPEHANLGQRHLSPAPVGAYPAGASPLGVHQLIGDVWEWTSSDWYGYPGFRVFPYAEYSEVFFGGDYKVLRGGSFGTDPAAVRGTFRNWDHPIRRQIFSGFRCVRELV, translated from the coding sequence ATGACCTCCGACAAGAACCTGATCGCGGCGGAGCTCGAGCGGAGCCGGGCGCGCACCGCCCTGCTCACCGACGCGGTCGACGAGGACGACCTGATCCGGCAGCACTCCCCGCTGATGTCGCCGCTGGTCTGGGACCTGGCCCACGTCGGCAGCCAGGAGGAGCTCTGGCTGGTCCGGGACGTCGGCGGCCGGGAGCCGCTCCGGCCGGACATCGACCACCTCTACGACGCGTTCAAGCACGCCCGCAGCGACCGGCCGGCGCTGCCGCTGCTCGACCCGGCCCAGGCGCGCAAATATCTCGCGCAGGTCCGGGACAAGGCGCTGGACGTGCTGGACCAGGTGCGGCTGGACGAGCGGCCGCTGGTCAACGGCGGTTTCGCGTTCGGGATGATCGTGCAGCACGAGCAGCAGCACGACGAGACGATGCTCGCCACCCACCAGTTGCGCACCGGCGCGCCGGTGCTCTCCGCGCCGCCTCCGCCGCCGGGCAACCGGCGGATCCGCGGTGAGGTGCTGATCCCGGGCGGGCCGTTCACGATGGGCACCGACACCGACCCGTGGGCCCTGGACAACGAGCGGCCCGCGCACGCGGTCGACGTGCCGGCGTTCCTGATCGACGTGGCACCGGTGACCAACGCCGCCTACGCGGCCTTCATCGACGCCGGGGGCTACGACGATCCCCGCTGGTGGTCGCCGAAGGGCTGGGCGCACCGGAACGCGGCCGGGCTGACCGCGCCGATGCACTGGTTCGCCGACGGCGGGGCCTGGCACTACCGGCGGTTCGGGCGGGTCGACCCGATCCGCTCCGACGAGCCGGTCGTGCACGTCAGCTACTTCGAGGCCGAGGCGTACGCGGCCTGGGCCGGCAAGCGCCTGCCCACCGAGGCCGAGTGGGAGAAGGCGGCCCGCTGGGACCCGGAGACCGGCCGCTCCCGGCGCTACCCGTGGGGCGACGACCCGCCCGGCCCGGAGCACGCCAACCTGGGACAGCGGCACCTGTCCCCGGCGCCGGTCGGGGCGTACCCGGCGGGCGCGTCGCCGCTCGGCGTGCACCAGCTGATCGGCGACGTCTGGGAGTGGACCTCCAGCGACTGGTACGGCTACCCGGGGTTCCGGGTGTTCCCGTACGCGGAGTACTCCGAGGTCTTCTTCGGCGGCGACTACAAGGTGCTGCGCGGCGGCTCGTTCGGCACCGACCCGGCCGCCGTCCGCGGGACGTTCCGCAACTGGGACCACCCGATCCGGCGGCAGATCTTCAGCGGCTTCCGCTGCGTCCGGGAGCTCGTCTGA
- the egtC gene encoding ergothioneine biosynthesis protein EgtC, with the protein MCRHLAYLGPPVPLAALLFEPAHGLAHQAWAPRDMRGGGTINADGFGVGWYAADADQPIRYRSAMPLWTDAALPGIAAVTSSTAILAAVRSATVGMPVIETAAAPFRHDRWLFSHNGVVRGYPGALAGPAAELPVEDLLTLEAPTDSAALFALFRHRLRAGKTAEDAVASLISDISEISPDSRLNLLLTDGERIIASTVGHALSIRVLTDSVLVASEPLDDHPGWRAVPDRSLLTATVSDLTMGDL; encoded by the coding sequence ATGTGCCGCCACCTGGCCTATCTGGGCCCGCCCGTGCCGCTGGCGGCGCTGCTGTTCGAGCCGGCGCACGGGCTGGCCCACCAGGCCTGGGCGCCGCGGGACATGCGCGGCGGCGGGACGATCAACGCGGACGGCTTCGGCGTCGGGTGGTATGCGGCCGACGCTGATCAGCCGATCCGGTATCGGAGCGCGATGCCGCTCTGGACCGACGCCGCCCTGCCCGGGATCGCGGCCGTCACCTCCTCGACGGCGATCCTGGCCGCGGTCCGATCGGCCACCGTCGGGATGCCGGTGATCGAGACGGCGGCCGCGCCCTTTCGCCACGATCGCTGGCTGTTCAGTCACAACGGGGTGGTGCGGGGCTACCCGGGCGCGCTGGCCGGGCCGGCCGCCGAGCTGCCGGTCGAGGATCTGCTGACCCTGGAGGCGCCGACCGATTCGGCGGCACTGTTCGCGCTTTTCCGGCATCGGTTGCGGGCGGGCAAGACCGCTGAGGACGCGGTCGCCTCGCTGATCTCCGACATCTCCGAGATATCGCCCGACTCGCGGCTCAACCTGCTCCTCACCGACGGCGAGCGGATCATCGCCAGCACCGTCGGTCACGCGCTCTCGATCAGGGTGCTGACCGATTCCGTACTGGTCGCCTCCGAGCCTCTGGACGACCACCCGGGGTGGCGGGCGGTGCCCGACCGGAGCCTGCTGACCGCCACCGTGTCCGATCTGACCATGGGAGATCTATGA
- a CDS encoding FAD-dependent monooxygenase produces MHTTVAIVGAGPTGLLLAGDLARAGVEVTVFERRAGGSNLTRAFGVHARTLEVLDARGLADELIGTGAKVSRLRLFDRIRVDLGELPSRFPFLLITPQYNVERLLEERAIKAGAQLVRGAELTGIDGGTLRFADAEPVTADWIVGADGVRSAVREAIGQPFPGHSVLTSIMLADVRLATPPEDALAVNAVGDAFAFVAPFGDGWHRIFAWDRRHQVGDGEPITLDEIRDVTRRALGTDFGIVESRWMSRFHSDERQVPSYRTGNVFLAGDAAHVHSPAGGQGMNTGIQDAANLGWKLAAAVQGWAPAGLLDSYQAERHPVGKLVLRSSGALIRMAMIRSAAGRGTRNAVGSALMSLPPVMHRAAGILSGVGIDYPSAPRAADVPLRGGSRLYETLRQGRHVLLTQDQNISGYDVRLEVATPERISPKASLIRPDGYVAWQGPAAEARSALTQHLGPSAA; encoded by the coding sequence ATGCATACCACCGTGGCGATCGTCGGAGCCGGCCCGACCGGCCTGCTCCTCGCCGGTGACCTGGCCCGGGCCGGCGTCGAGGTGACCGTTTTCGAGCGCCGGGCGGGCGGGTCCAACCTGACCCGGGCGTTCGGCGTGCACGCCCGGACGCTCGAGGTGCTCGACGCCCGCGGCCTCGCCGACGAGCTGATCGGGACCGGTGCCAAGGTCTCCCGGCTGCGGCTCTTCGACCGGATCCGGGTGGACCTCGGCGAGCTGCCGTCCCGCTTCCCGTTCCTGCTGATCACCCCGCAGTACAACGTCGAGCGGTTGCTCGAGGAGCGGGCGATCAAGGCCGGCGCGCAGCTCGTCCGCGGTGCCGAGCTGACCGGGATCGACGGCGGCACCCTGCGGTTCGCCGACGCGGAGCCGGTCACCGCGGACTGGATCGTCGGCGCCGACGGCGTGCGCAGCGCGGTCCGCGAGGCGATCGGCCAGCCGTTCCCCGGCCACTCGGTGCTGACCTCGATCATGCTCGCCGACGTGCGCCTGGCCACCCCGCCGGAGGACGCGCTCGCGGTCAACGCGGTCGGCGACGCGTTCGCGTTCGTCGCCCCGTTCGGCGACGGCTGGCACCGGATCTTCGCGTGGGACCGTCGCCACCAGGTCGGCGACGGCGAGCCGATCACGCTCGACGAGATCCGGGACGTCACCCGGCGCGCGCTCGGCACCGACTTCGGCATCGTCGAGAGCCGCTGGATGTCGCGTTTCCACAGCGACGAGCGGCAGGTCCCGTCGTACCGGACCGGCAACGTCTTCCTGGCCGGCGACGCCGCGCACGTCCACTCCCCGGCCGGCGGCCAGGGCATGAACACCGGCATTCAGGACGCCGCGAACCTGGGCTGGAAGCTCGCCGCCGCCGTCCAGGGCTGGGCCCCGGCCGGTCTCCTCGACTCCTACCAGGCCGAACGCCACCCGGTCGGCAAACTCGTGCTGCGCAGCAGCGGCGCGCTGATCCGGATGGCGATGATCCGCTCGGCGGCGGGCCGTGGCACCCGCAACGCGGTCGGCTCCGCCCTGATGTCACTGCCGCCGGTGATGCACCGCGCGGCCGGCATCCTCTCCGGCGTCGGCATCGACTACCCGTCCGCGCCGCGCGCCGCCGACGTCCCGCTGCGCGGCGGATCCCGCCTCTACGAGACCCTTCGCCAGGGCCGACACGTTCTTCTAACCCAAGATCAAAACATTTCCGGGTACGACGTACGCCTCGAAGTCGCCACCCCGGAGCGCATCTCCCCGAAGGCGTCGCTGATCCGCCCCGACGGTTACGTCGCCTGGCAGGGCCCCGCCGCCGAAGCCCGGTCCGCCCTCACCCAGCACCTGGGCCCCAGCGCGGCCTGA
- a CDS encoding GNAT family N-acetyltransferase, giving the protein MSAQDLFVRWAAAAEGARVWHRPDATVVACADLAHWDRLVLSGDPDALAGLLRELMPAVGPTFRPFGPEDLVAAVVARLPELEVSAHFAWMEATEPVGGGQDGPYWLGEREWPEVSALLEESFPDSYARPGAPGVRRWAGLRDVDGRLIAVAADAWSTDEIGFLAGVTTRPDARGRGLAATLCAFAADELLAGRERVALLADYSNTAAVATYRKLGFAIRRVAAARQK; this is encoded by the coding sequence GTGTCTGCACAAGATCTGTTCGTCCGGTGGGCGGCGGCGGCCGAGGGCGCCCGCGTCTGGCACCGGCCGGACGCGACCGTGGTGGCCTGCGCGGATCTGGCGCACTGGGACCGGCTGGTGCTGAGCGGCGACCCGGACGCGCTGGCCGGCCTGCTCCGGGAGCTGATGCCGGCGGTCGGCCCGACGTTCCGGCCGTTCGGGCCGGAGGACCTGGTCGCCGCGGTGGTGGCCCGCCTGCCGGAGCTGGAGGTGAGCGCCCATTTTGCCTGGATGGAGGCGACCGAGCCGGTCGGTGGGGGACAGGACGGGCCGTATTGGCTGGGGGAGCGCGAGTGGCCCGAGGTCTCGGCGCTGCTCGAGGAGTCGTTTCCGGACTCCTACGCCCGGCCGGGGGCGCCCGGCGTGCGCCGCTGGGCCGGCCTCCGGGACGTCGACGGGCGCCTGATCGCGGTGGCCGCCGACGCCTGGTCGACCGACGAGATCGGCTTCCTGGCCGGGGTGACCACCCGGCCGGACGCGCGCGGGCGGGGCCTGGCGGCGACCCTGTGCGCGTTCGCCGCCGACGAGCTGCTGGCCGGCCGCGAGCGGGTGGCCCTGCTGGCGGACTACTCGAACACGGCGGCCGTGGCGACGTACCGCAAATTGGGTTTTGCGATTCGCCGAGTGGCCGCAGCCCGCCAGAAATAA
- the egtD gene encoding L-histidine N(alpha)-methyltransferase, whose protein sequence is MTSLEKHLDERDLARSLRADVREGLSATPRRLPPKWFYDARGSRLFEDITRLPEYYPTRTERAILTEHAPEIARLTEAKTLVELGSGSSEKTRLLLDAMLGRGTLGSFVPLDVSESALVEAVDALGLAYPGLSITGVVGDMTRHLRHLPDGDNRVVAFLGGTIGNLVPAERAAFLGELRAALHPGEWLLLGADLVKDPGTLVPAYDDAAGVTAEFNRNVLHVINRELRADFDPLAFEHVAVWDPEREWIEMRLRSVRAQAVRINDLDLDLEFAEGEEIRTEISAKFRRAGLAAELAASGFALRHWWSDPRDWFSLTLAQADPI, encoded by the coding sequence ATGACCTCGCTGGAGAAGCACCTCGACGAGCGTGACCTGGCCCGATCCCTGCGCGCGGACGTGCGCGAGGGGTTGTCGGCCACCCCGAGACGGCTGCCCCCGAAGTGGTTCTACGACGCCCGCGGCAGCCGGCTCTTCGAGGACATCACCCGGCTGCCGGAGTACTACCCGACCCGCACCGAGCGCGCCATCCTGACCGAACACGCCCCGGAGATCGCCCGGCTCACCGAGGCGAAGACGCTGGTCGAGCTCGGCTCCGGCTCGTCGGAGAAGACCCGGCTGCTGCTCGACGCGATGCTCGGCCGGGGCACGCTCGGCTCCTTCGTCCCGCTCGACGTGTCCGAATCCGCCCTGGTCGAGGCGGTCGACGCGCTCGGCCTCGCCTACCCCGGGCTGAGCATCACCGGCGTGGTCGGCGACATGACCCGCCACCTGCGGCATCTGCCCGACGGGGACAACCGGGTGGTGGCCTTCCTGGGCGGCACGATCGGGAACCTGGTGCCGGCCGAGCGGGCCGCGTTCCTCGGCGAGCTGCGGGCCGCGCTGCACCCGGGGGAGTGGCTGCTGCTCGGGGCCGACCTGGTGAAGGACCCGGGGACGCTGGTGCCGGCCTACGACGACGCGGCCGGGGTCACCGCCGAGTTCAACCGGAACGTGCTGCACGTGATCAACCGGGAGCTGCGGGCCGATTTTGATCCGCTGGCCTTCGAGCACGTGGCGGTCTGGGACCCGGAGCGCGAATGGATCGAGATGCGGTTGCGGTCGGTGCGGGCTCAGGCCGTACGCATCAATGATCTTGATCTGGATCTGGAATTCGCCGAAGGCGAGGAGATCCGGACCGAGATCTCCGCGAAATTCCGCCGGGCGGGCCTGGCCGCGGAACTCGCCGCGTCGGGCTTCGCCCTCCGGCACTGGTGGTCCGACCCGCGGGATTGGTTCAGCCTGACGCTGGCCCAGGCCGACCCGATCTGA
- a CDS encoding glycoside hydrolase family 3 N-terminal domain-containing protein produces MPADFPYLDPALDVESRVDDLLRRMTLPEKVGQMLQLDARQDLAEIIQDKLAGSILHTSPAKLIEASELLGRTRLKIPLLTAEDCIHGHSFWPGATIFPTQLGMAASWDPDLLERVARATAVEVSATGIHQTFSPVLCITRDLRWGRVDETFGEDPLLISDLGAAMIRGYQGDGLTDPTGILATAKHFAGYSETVGGRDASEADISRRKLRSWFLPPFERAAKEGCQVFMLGYQSMDGVPITANKWLLNEVLKGEWGFTGTLVTDWDNVGRMVWEQKVCADYAEAAAVAVKAGNDLIMTTPGFFDGAQEAIERGLLTEADIDSAVRRILRLKFELGLFENPRTPDAARQREVIGCAEHTELNLEVARRSLVLLSNDGTLPLDAAVAGRRIAVLGPNADDVSAQLGDWAGNSGQVGWMPDGHPRELTTTVLEGIRATVPAGWEVVHERGADIERLVPDPEGDTFPDGQPRPHISESAPVDPARIAAAARLAADSDYAVVVVGDTVNLTGEGCSTATLELLGGQIALLDAVAATGTPTIVVLVNSKPLSLPPSALGAAAIIQAFNPGMRGGQALAELLLGFIEPSGRLPISAARHAGQQPVYYNQLRGQHGTRYADLTQDPLFAFGEGLSYTTVVYDGLAIGEPDVPADGIVRATVRLSNTGTRPALETVQAYVSDLVTSVTWAHRELKGYRQVTVPPGESVTVEIEIPAADCTLVTADGHRVVEAGDFELLVGPNSRLSALQSAKFRIS; encoded by the coding sequence ATGCCCGCAGACTTCCCCTATCTCGACCCCGCTCTCGACGTGGAATCGCGCGTCGACGACCTGCTCAGGCGCATGACGCTGCCCGAGAAGGTGGGGCAGATGCTGCAGTTGGACGCCCGGCAGGACCTGGCTGAGATCATTCAGGACAAACTGGCCGGATCCATCCTGCACACCTCGCCGGCGAAGTTGATCGAGGCGAGTGAGCTACTGGGCCGTACGCGACTGAAAATTCCGCTCCTCACCGCGGAAGACTGCATCCACGGGCACTCGTTCTGGCCGGGTGCCACGATTTTCCCAACCCAGCTCGGCATGGCCGCCTCCTGGGACCCTGACCTGCTGGAACGCGTCGCCCGGGCGACCGCGGTCGAGGTGTCGGCGACCGGCATCCACCAGACCTTCTCACCTGTGCTGTGCATCACCCGGGATCTGCGCTGGGGCCGGGTCGACGAGACCTTCGGCGAGGACCCGCTGCTGATCAGCGACCTGGGCGCGGCCATGATCCGGGGCTACCAGGGCGACGGTCTGACCGACCCGACCGGCATCCTGGCCACCGCCAAGCACTTCGCCGGCTACTCCGAGACGGTGGGCGGGCGCGACGCCAGCGAGGCCGACATCAGCCGCCGAAAGTTGCGGTCCTGGTTCCTGCCGCCGTTCGAGCGGGCCGCCAAGGAGGGCTGCCAGGTCTTCATGCTCGGCTACCAGTCGATGGACGGCGTGCCGATCACCGCGAACAAGTGGCTGCTCAACGAGGTCCTCAAGGGCGAGTGGGGCTTCACCGGCACGCTCGTCACCGACTGGGACAACGTCGGCCGGATGGTCTGGGAACAGAAGGTCTGCGCCGACTACGCGGAGGCCGCCGCGGTGGCCGTCAAGGCCGGGAACGACCTGATCATGACGACCCCGGGCTTCTTCGACGGGGCGCAGGAGGCGATCGAACGGGGCCTCCTGACCGAGGCGGACATCGATTCCGCCGTACGGCGAATTCTGCGGTTGAAGTTTGAATTGGGCCTTTTCGAGAACCCACGGACGCCGGACGCCGCACGGCAGCGCGAGGTCATCGGCTGCGCCGAGCACACCGAGCTCAACCTCGAGGTGGCCCGCCGCTCGCTGGTGCTGCTGAGCAACGACGGCACCCTGCCGCTCGACGCCGCGGTCGCCGGCCGCCGGATCGCGGTGCTCGGGCCGAACGCCGACGACGTCTCCGCGCAGCTCGGCGACTGGGCCGGCAACTCCGGCCAGGTCGGCTGGATGCCGGACGGGCACCCGCGCGAGCTGACCACCACTGTGCTGGAGGGCATCCGGGCGACCGTGCCGGCCGGCTGGGAGGTCGTCCACGAGCGCGGCGCCGACATCGAGCGCCTGGTGCCGGACCCGGAGGGCGACACGTTCCCGGACGGCCAGCCCCGCCCGCACATCTCCGAGTCCGCCCCGGTCGACCCGGCGCGGATCGCGGCGGCGGCCCGGCTCGCGGCGGACTCCGACTACGCGGTCGTGGTCGTCGGCGACACCGTCAACCTGACCGGCGAGGGCTGCTCGACCGCCACCCTGGAGCTGCTCGGCGGGCAGATCGCGCTGCTCGACGCGGTCGCCGCCACCGGCACGCCGACGATCGTGGTGCTGGTCAACTCCAAGCCGCTGTCCCTGCCGCCGTCGGCGCTCGGCGCGGCCGCGATCATCCAGGCGTTCAACCCCGGCATGCGCGGCGGCCAGGCGCTCGCCGAGCTGCTGCTCGGCTTCATCGAGCCGAGCGGCCGCCTGCCGATCTCCGCCGCGCGGCACGCCGGGCAGCAGCCGGTCTACTACAACCAGCTGCGCGGCCAGCACGGCACGCGGTACGCGGACCTGACCCAGGACCCGCTGTTCGCGTTCGGCGAGGGGCTCAGCTACACCACGGTGGTCTACGACGGGCTGGCCATCGGCGAGCCGGACGTGCCGGCCGACGGGATCGTCCGGGCGACCGTGCGGCTGTCGAACACCGGGACGCGGCCGGCGCTGGAGACCGTGCAGGCCTACGTGAGCGACCTGGTCACGAGCGTGACCTGGGCACACCGGGAGCTGAAGGGCTACCGGCAGGTGACCGTGCCGCCGGGCGAGAGCGTGACGGTGGAGATCGAGATCCCGGCCGCGGACTGCACGCTGGTCACCGCGGACGGCCACCGCGTCGTCGAGGCCGGCGACTTCGAACTGCTCGTCGGCCCCAACTCGCGCCTGTCCGCGCTGCAGTCGGCGAAGTTCCGGATCAGCTAG
- the egtA gene encoding ergothioneine biosynthesis glutamate--cysteine ligase EgtA, whose protein sequence is MSSIERVLTSTAEAIEHIEGICFKTGPPRWIGAELEWTTHRTGDPTAYLRPEELRAALGGHAPASLGNPDPRPLPAGGTVTAEPGGQVEISSAPAESLAGLHAAVTADHAYLAELLGRSGIELGDRGIDPHRAPRRILDTPRYTAMEHAFDRSGRTMMGSTAGLQVCLDAGEPESVATRWAALHEIGPALLALFANSRRHAGRDTGWASARMAAWYGIDPRRTAPALNGGGDPAKGWAGYALDAPLLCVRRDGDDWAAPPGLTFAEWIADPGPIGRPPTVADLDYHLNTLFPPVRPRGYLEVRYLDTQPGEEWIAPVAVVAALLADDAITAQARRIAAPAADRWEAAARDGLGDPVIRAAAAGLTELACRNFDRTGLADSVRETVFAGISRRLPTPPRVEGTPR, encoded by the coding sequence ATGAGCTCGATCGAACGGGTGCTGACCAGCACCGCCGAGGCCATCGAACACATCGAGGGCATCTGCTTCAAGACCGGCCCACCCCGATGGATCGGGGCCGAGTTGGAATGGACCACCCATCGCACCGGCGACCCGACCGCGTACCTGCGGCCCGAGGAGCTGAGAGCCGCACTCGGCGGGCACGCGCCCGCCAGCCTCGGCAACCCGGACCCACGACCGCTGCCCGCCGGTGGCACGGTCACCGCCGAGCCCGGCGGTCAGGTCGAGATCTCCTCCGCTCCGGCGGAATCACTGGCCGGCCTGCACGCCGCCGTCACCGCCGATCACGCCTACCTCGCCGAGCTGCTCGGCCGGAGCGGGATCGAGCTGGGGGACCGCGGCATCGACCCGCACCGGGCGCCCCGCCGCATCCTCGACACCCCGCGCTACACCGCCATGGAGCACGCCTTCGACCGGAGCGGGCGGACCATGATGGGCAGCACCGCCGGCCTGCAGGTCTGCCTGGACGCCGGCGAGCCGGAGTCGGTCGCCACCCGCTGGGCGGCGCTGCACGAGATCGGCCCGGCGCTGCTGGCCCTGTTCGCGAACTCGCGCCGGCACGCCGGCCGGGACACCGGCTGGGCCTCCGCCCGGATGGCCGCCTGGTACGGCATCGACCCCCGCCGCACCGCCCCGGCGCTCAACGGCGGTGGCGACCCGGCGAAGGGCTGGGCCGGGTACGCGCTGGACGCCCCGCTGCTCTGCGTCCGCCGCGACGGCGACGACTGGGCCGCGCCGCCCGGCCTCACCTTCGCGGAGTGGATCGCCGACCCCGGCCCGATCGGCCGGCCGCCGACCGTGGCCGACCTCGACTACCACCTCAACACGCTGTTCCCGCCGGTCCGGCCGCGCGGCTACCTCGAGGTGCGGTACCTGGACACCCAGCCGGGCGAGGAGTGGATCGCCCCGGTCGCGGTGGTCGCCGCGCTGCTGGCCGACGACGCGATCACCGCGCAGGCCCGGCGGATCGCCGCCCCGGCCGCGGACCGCTGGGAGGCGGCCGCCCGCGACGGGCTCGGCGACCCGGTGATCCGGGCCGCGGCGGCCGGGCTGACCGAGCTGGCCTGCCGGAACTTCGACCGGACGGGGCTGGCCGACTCCGTACGGGAAACCGTTTTCGCCGGGATCTCCCGGCGGCTGCCGACGCCGCCCCGCGTGGAAGGAACCCCCCGATGA
- a CDS encoding vancomycin high temperature exclusion protein translates to MPKISLARLRGSRLLRRLIVAGGLGVVLGIVTVAASNLWVLRESSGQIYSVADVPDAPVALVLGAQVDPGGVPSAFLAARLDLARDLYQTGKVKAILVSGDHAQWSYDEPGAMMNYLVARGVPAERIVMDHAGFDTYDSCSRAYKIFGVRQAIVVSQSFHVPRAVALCREMGIETTGVGDDTARLYKPLWFRGQVREWAAAVKAAWDVTTHRDPVFLGPHETGVETAVAHA, encoded by the coding sequence GTGCCAAAGATCTCGCTCGCCCGGCTCCGCGGGTCCCGCCTGCTCCGCCGCCTGATCGTCGCCGGCGGCCTCGGCGTCGTCCTCGGCATCGTCACGGTCGCGGCCAGCAACCTGTGGGTGCTCCGGGAGTCGTCCGGCCAGATCTACTCGGTGGCGGACGTGCCCGACGCGCCGGTCGCCCTGGTCCTCGGCGCGCAGGTGGACCCGGGCGGGGTGCCGTCCGCGTTCCTGGCCGCGCGGCTGGACCTGGCCCGCGACCTCTACCAGACCGGCAAGGTCAAGGCGATCCTGGTCTCCGGCGACCACGCGCAGTGGTCCTACGACGAGCCCGGCGCGATGATGAACTACCTGGTCGCCCGCGGTGTGCCCGCCGAGCGGATCGTGATGGACCACGCCGGCTTCGACACCTACGACTCGTGCTCCCGCGCCTACAAGATCTTCGGGGTCCGGCAGGCGATCGTGGTCAGCCAGTCCTTCCACGTGCCCCGGGCGGTGGCGCTCTGCCGCGAGATGGGCATCGAGACCACCGGCGTCGGCGACGACACGGCCCGGTTGTACAAGCCGCTGTGGTTCCGCGGCCAGGTCCGGGAGTGGGCGGCCGCGGTCAAGGCCGCCTGGGACGTGACCACCCACCGCGACCCGGTCTTCCTCGGCCCCCACGAAACCGGCGTGGAAACCGCCGTCGCCCACGCCTGA